The genomic region GAGGAGAGAAGAGCCAAGAAGGACACAATAGCCTGTGACTGACCTTTTTGTATCTGGGCATCTGGCCCAATCTGAGTCAGCAAATGCAGACAAGTGAAGCTGactagaagaagaaaagaaaataccTTTGGCTGACACAAATTTAAGGTATCTAAGGACCCAAAGAGCAGCTtggtaatgaggaagaagaggatTGGAAACATATTGGCTGAGGTGTTGAACAACAAAAGAAATGTCAGGTCTAGAGTTTGTAAGATAGATCAACCTACCAATCAATCTTCTATAGCTTGAAGGATCATCCAAGGGCTGACCCTCATTGGCTGACAGTTTAGATGTTGGATCAAAGGGAACAGAGGAAGGTTTTGAGGCCAACATACCACTGTCCTCTAACAATTCCAAGGTATATTTCCTCTGATTGAGGAAGATGCCAGTAGTGGATCTAGCAATTTCAAAACCAAGGAAAAAACGAAGTTTACCAAGATCCTTGATTTTGAAGGTTTGGTGAAGAAGATTTTTAACATGGTGAATTTCTGTGGGAGAAGTGCCTGCCAAAacaatatcatctacatacacCAGTAAAGCAGTGAAATCAGTATGAGAGGTTTTAGTATAAAGGGAGTGATCAGCCTTGGACTGTCTATAGCCAATAGAGATGAGAAAAGAGGACAACTTTGAATACCATTTCCTACTGGCTTGTTTCAAGCCATAGAGGGACTTGTGAAGCTTACAAACCTGAGAAGGACTAGAGGAAGAAAGGCCAGGAGGAAGGGTCATATAAGTAACTGTGGTCTTAACATTCAAAGTTGAGACTAATAACAATGAACAATAGTTTGATTTATAGAACAAATATGAAAATTTAGCGAAATGGACATCTAGAAGTACATTCATAATGAAATTATAATAATACATAATGATTTAACACTTTACATTTGAATacacaagaacaaaaataaataaaagaatagcAATTGATTGTTTGTGAATTTGTAGAATTAGTTGGGAGCACTGCAAATACTTCTTATGATTCCGGCGGATCCGGTTAATGGTTGAATATCTCCCATCTTTATCATAGCAGCTGCAAAATCAGATTTGAAAGCCGTGGGATTTTGACTGTATTGAGAAACGATAGAATCGGTAGATCCTCCGCTGAAAAGAACTTGGTCAGATTGTAGAAGACCCTTCTTTTGAATTAAATTCTTAAAGTAGTTGTTGTCAAAAGAATTTGGTGTAACCAAGTCCAGTGCTGATAACTTTTGATTGTTTGAAGTGGAACTGGTAGATGGACAACCACGTTGGCGAGTGCTAGCGAATCCAGCATCTATGTCACTAGCATTGTTGTATATCCTACCACGAAAAGTAAAGCATTGAGCTTGTCCGATTGTGTGCGCACCTGAGTTAGTTGAAATCAAATTGATGAATAAGTAAATGTTTggtcaaatataaaaatatgaaagttTGAAGGAAATGAAATATACCGGATAGAGTAACCATGTCTTTGGCGGTAAGACCTTTATTTGTAAATTTAGATATAAGAGTTTGAAGATCGTCTGTAAACAATGGAAGGTCAGTATTGGCGAAACTTTTACTTGCTGTAGTAGAGTCTCTTCTTCCAAGTTTCACTGTCCATGATGGACCACCAACCTGCAAATATATGAAATTATTAGTATGTTATTTTTGGTGAGAGATTATTAATATGAACATCAAAAGATAGTAAACTTACAGCGAATGATGCATCACGTGCTGCTACAGCAACTATGTCTGCACAAGACACGACTCCGGGACATACTTTCTCTACCTGTGATTTTGCATTATCGATGACTTGAAATCCTCTTACTGAGTTAAGATTAGGAAGTGCAGTCTTTTCGGTCTGGATTGTGGTACTGTCATCGAGCAAAATTGATGCATCACAGCCCTGCACAAAGCAGTCATGAAAATGAAGGCGAATGAGAGATGCAGCCATACGACGCTCTTTAGAGACAGCAGTACGAATGGCAGTTCTAATGGTGGTTAGTGCATCGGGACATGTACTGTCGTAAAAAGTAGAAGACAAGTGTGCATCAGATATTGATATTGTGGCTAGCAGCACCAATGTAACAGCAAAACTAGTAGCAGAGATCATTGTATAAGCCATGTAACTTAAGTGTTGATGATTGAACTTGAGAAAATATATATGAATGAATATGTTAGCAAGATAAATAAGAAGAATGAATTATATGAAATGAAGAGAGAATATCatgtatatatatagtttaatattGTGTGTGAGAATGTGTCATGGTCATTGATGTCCGCCGCGGTTTGCTAATTAGCTCCTCAACCTTTTCCATATTCACAATTGTGACCAATTCTCTTTTGGTTGGTTGCTTGATTGacaaatagtatttttttttcttgCCAGTTCAGCACATCCATGCCATCTCTACTACTTTTCAATATTTTCCTTTGAATAGTATTTAATGCAATTCTATTCTCAAGAgtcaaaatctattatttattataaacactATCCCTTACTTATAACAATTGACAACTTCCGTTTTCTTTTTCTGATGATTGATTCTGTCATATTTTCACGTTTATATTTATAGAAAAGTATTTCATGACAACCATACTTTCACATAACAGCTTGAGACggacttttttatattttttttttagtgaaaatGATGCAGTATGTAACactccttttgatattttctttttaaagtgGACAAGTGTAACTcgtaataaaaaatcaaaatttttagaAACTTTGTTGAATATCCATTTTATAAAATGTGATGATTAGAAAAACAAGTTAAAATTGAAGCTTGGTATATATGGTTTATAGAAATTATGAGAAAGTTTTGTAATATGTAACACtcctatttttgttttttatttttatttgtgagaataatttttcctttttttatttcataACAAATGGAGGAATCTTATAAAAGGAGTACAAGGGGT from Vicia villosa cultivar HV-30 ecotype Madison, WI unplaced genomic scaffold, Vvil1.0 ctg.004673F_1_1, whole genome shotgun sequence harbors:
- the LOC131642234 gene encoding lignin-forming anionic peroxidase-like, which gives rise to MAYTMISATSFAVTLVLLATISISDAHLSSTFYDSTCPDALTTIRTAIRTAVSKERRMAASLIRLHFHDCFVQGCDASILLDDSTTIQTEKTALPNLNSVRGFQVIDNAKSQVEKVCPGVVSCADIVAVAARDASFAVGGPSWTVKLGRRDSTTASKSFANTDLPLFTDDLQTLISKFTNKGLTAKDMVTLSGAHTIGQAQCFTFRGRIYNNASDIDAGFASTRQRGCPSTSSTSNNQKLSALDLVTPNSFDNNYFKNLIQKKGLLQSDQVLFSGGSTDSIVSQYSQNPTAFKSDFAAAMIKMGDIQPLTGSAGIIRSICSAPN